Proteins encoded together in one Terriglobus saanensis SP1PR4 window:
- a CDS encoding MoaD/ThiS family protein: protein MSIRVMLPAAFQRHTDGVKQVDSSAINLAALVEDLKFKFPVLGEHIKDADGKLRKFINVYVNDEDIRFLGGESYAFQDKDEVMFIPSIAGGAR from the coding sequence GTGTCTATTCGTGTGATGTTGCCCGCCGCGTTTCAGCGGCATACCGACGGTGTCAAGCAGGTCGATTCAAGCGCAATCAATCTCGCGGCGCTCGTGGAGGACTTGAAGTTCAAGTTCCCCGTTCTCGGCGAACATATCAAGGATGCAGACGGCAAGCTGCGGAAGTTCATCAATGTCTATGTCAACGACGAAGACATCCGCTTTCTTGGAGGAGAGAGCTATGCCTTCCAGGACAAGGATGAAGTCATGTTTATCCCGTCGATCGCTGGCGGGGCTCGCTAG
- a CDS encoding DUF3309 family protein has translation MLILLIILVVLMFGSSPIMPYSRDWGYYPSGGLGLIVLVLLVVLLMNGGLHF, from the coding sequence ATGCTCATTCTGCTTATCATCCTGGTCGTTTTGATGTTTGGATCTTCCCCCATCATGCCCTATAGCCGCGACTGGGGATATTACCCGAGCGGCGGTCTGGGCCTGATCGTTTTGGTCCTACTCGTCGTGCTTCTAATGAATGGCGGTCTGCACTTCTAG
- a CDS encoding lmo0937 family membrane protein, translated as MFLIIALVLVVLWLGGFVMFKSAGILIHLLLIFAVISVIAHFLTGRRA; from the coding sequence ATGTTTCTGATCATTGCTTTGGTTCTTGTAGTGCTTTGGCTTGGTGGTTTTGTCATGTTTAAGAGCGCAGGTATTCTCATTCACCTGCTGCTGATCTTCGCGGTCATCTCAGTCATCGCACATTTTCTTACTGGAAGACGCGCCTGA
- the thrC gene encoding threonine synthase: MSACTPYELRNMDGKSFGNQPLSICDETFTPLEVHYDLEAAKSLFTRKSIEAGPANIWRYRALLPIPEGFEPDLPVGFTPLVRAKNLGKRIGANNLYVKNDAVCFPTLSFKDRVVSVALANAQAFGFTTVGCSSTGNLANSVAAQAARLGIKACILVPADLEPAKILNTLVYGAQLVRIDGNYDHVNRLCSLIADQYNWGFVNVNLRPYYAEGSKTVGYEIAEQLGWRLPDNVVVPMAGGSLIRKIRKAFKELVYLGLVEDKPVRFFGAQATGCSPISHAVKNNLDHIEPQRPNTIARSLAIGNPADGPQAAKMIRESGGWAEDVSDVEIVSGMQELAETEGIFTETAGGVTTAVTARLYAHGRIHPDDLTVSCITGNGLKTTDALAGKYEAQRAVRPRLSDFEEYLREMNYAAEAKPELVLAGGK, encoded by the coding sequence ATGTCTGCCTGTACGCCGTACGAGCTTCGGAATATGGATGGAAAGAGCTTCGGCAACCAGCCGCTCTCTATCTGCGATGAGACCTTCACGCCGCTTGAGGTGCACTATGATCTTGAAGCCGCGAAGAGCCTCTTTACCCGCAAATCGATCGAAGCCGGACCGGCGAATATCTGGCGGTATCGTGCCCTGCTTCCGATTCCCGAGGGCTTCGAGCCCGATCTTCCCGTAGGCTTCACGCCGCTCGTTCGTGCGAAGAACCTGGGCAAGCGCATCGGTGCCAATAATCTTTATGTGAAGAACGACGCCGTCTGCTTCCCGACGCTGTCGTTCAAGGACCGTGTTGTCAGTGTCGCCCTGGCGAATGCGCAGGCCTTTGGATTTACAACGGTCGGCTGCTCGTCCACGGGCAATCTGGCGAACTCGGTAGCGGCACAGGCCGCGCGCCTGGGGATCAAGGCCTGCATCCTCGTTCCGGCGGACCTGGAGCCAGCAAAGATTCTCAATACGCTCGTCTATGGAGCACAGCTCGTCCGTATCGACGGCAACTACGATCACGTCAACCGTCTCTGCTCGCTGATCGCCGACCAGTACAACTGGGGCTTCGTGAACGTCAATCTGCGGCCTTACTATGCCGAGGGTTCGAAGACTGTCGGCTACGAGATCGCGGAGCAGCTTGGATGGCGGCTACCGGATAACGTTGTGGTTCCCATGGCGGGCGGTTCGCTGATCCGCAAGATCCGCAAGGCCTTCAAGGAGCTTGTTTACCTCGGCCTGGTCGAAGACAAGCCGGTCCGCTTCTTCGGTGCGCAGGCTACGGGTTGCTCTCCCATCTCGCACGCCGTGAAGAACAATCTGGATCACATCGAGCCGCAGCGTCCGAACACGATTGCGCGTTCGCTGGCGATCGGCAATCCCGCCGACGGTCCGCAGGCAGCGAAGATGATCCGCGAGAGCGGCGGTTGGGCTGAAGATGTCTCCGATGTAGAGATCGTCAGCGGCATGCAGGAGCTTGCTGAGACCGAAGGCATCTTTACGGAGACTGCAGGCGGTGTGACTACAGCTGTGACGGCGCGGCTGTATGCGCATGGACGCATCCATCCCGACGATCTCACTGTGAGCTGCATCACGGGCAATGGTCTCAAAACGACCGATGCCCTGGCAGGAAAGTATGAAGCGCAGCGCGCAGTGCGCCCGCGTCTTTCCGACTTTGAAGAATATCTGCGCGAGATGAACTACGCCGCAGAAGCAAAACCCGAGCTCGTGCTCGCAGGAGGAAAATAA